From Mytilus edulis chromosome 9, xbMytEdul2.2, whole genome shotgun sequence, the proteins below share one genomic window:
- the LOC139487741 gene encoding uncharacterized protein isoform X2: MANRPSQKRSRSPECEECLPISKRINRLQIENDRRQSEEEKTVDLQPNQSADLSNIQPSSSRPQNLSMNPCQDCAGNNNLPYDIVQGYNPELTNRDNPNYYRINSMLFKAHYERVLRHKDPLQYPDT, encoded by the exons ATGGCAAATAG ACCATCACAGAAAAGATCTAGAAGTCCTGAATGTGAAGAATGTCTGCCTATATCAAAAAGAATAAACAGATTACAAATAGA GAATGATAGAAGACAAAGTGAAGAAGAGAAAACTGTGGACTTACAG cCAAACCAGTCAGCAGATCTATCCAACATACAACCATCCAGTAGTAGACCACAGAATCTCTCTATGAATCCATGTCAGGATTGTGCCGGCAATAACAATTTACCCTATGACATTGTACAGGGATATAACCCTGAGCTAACCAATAGAGACAACCCAAATTACTATAGGATTAATAGCATGCTGTTTAAAGCACATTATGAGAGAGTGCTCAGGCATAAGGATCCTTTACAGTACCCTGATACATAA
- the LOC139487741 gene encoding uncharacterized protein isoform X1, producing MTSKFFRTFELSRNGGIIARRPSQKRSRSPECEECLPISKRINRLQIENDRRQSEEEKTVDLQPNQSADLSNIQPSSSRPQNLSMNPCQDCAGNNNLPYDIVQGYNPELTNRDNPNYYRINSMLFKAHYERVLRHKDPLQYPDT from the exons atgacgtcaaaatttttcAGAACCTTTGAGCTGTCCAGGAATGGCGGAATCATAGCGAGAAG ACCATCACAGAAAAGATCTAGAAGTCCTGAATGTGAAGAATGTCTGCCTATATCAAAAAGAATAAACAGATTACAAATAGA GAATGATAGAAGACAAAGTGAAGAAGAGAAAACTGTGGACTTACAG cCAAACCAGTCAGCAGATCTATCCAACATACAACCATCCAGTAGTAGACCACAGAATCTCTCTATGAATCCATGTCAGGATTGTGCCGGCAATAACAATTTACCCTATGACATTGTACAGGGATATAACCCTGAGCTAACCAATAGAGACAACCCAAATTACTATAGGATTAATAGCATGCTGTTTAAAGCACATTATGAGAGAGTGCTCAGGCATAAGGATCCTTTACAGTACCCTGATACATAA